The Nitrospira sp. genome includes a region encoding these proteins:
- a CDS encoding recombinase family protein, translating into MHAAVYARKSTEQTGVAAEARSVTRQIENAKAYAAKNGWTVSDGHVYVDDGVSGAEFVKRPGFLRLMNALKPHPPFQILVMSEESRLGREAIQVGYAFQQIVDAGVRIFFYLTNQERKLDSATDKMMLALTNFASEFEREKASQRTHDAMLRKAKSLYVTGNKIYGYDNLPVYGTDRNADGSLRRQHVVRKINPEQSRIVVQIFERYASGFGLAAIAKVLNKDHVAPPMGGRLGWCPTAIRELLRRDLYRGIVWWNRTQTIQRGGTRARRQRPESDWLRLEAPELRIVSDVLWGQVEARRSKNAAAYQREPQGRLVSRPTGEDQHSAYLLSSLAKCVTCGGSIVAIKKGPHGRSGSTVYRCSYYHKRGPAICSNAVSLRQDLLDSAILHAMNEAIDERVLTASGARALEKLRSNQDRFPDQRTALFRELSLIETRLHHLVELIATGQGTPTVVRSLHQEEEHKLALTKELDHLQGLTTTVSLDEKRITKRLREELCSLPSLLGRHVSLARQMLRKLLDGHILCEPVLEDGKPGYRFTATGTFDRLLTGTSLINHGGGGEGS; encoded by the coding sequence ATGCATGCGGCTGTGTACGCGAGAAAATCAACCGAACAAACCGGCGTCGCCGCCGAAGCGCGCTCAGTGACCCGTCAGATTGAAAACGCCAAGGCATACGCTGCGAAGAACGGCTGGACGGTCTCTGACGGCCATGTTTACGTTGATGACGGGGTCAGCGGCGCCGAATTTGTGAAACGACCAGGATTCTTGCGACTCATGAATGCGCTCAAACCCCACCCACCCTTTCAGATCCTTGTCATGTCCGAGGAATCGCGATTAGGCCGTGAAGCCATTCAAGTCGGGTATGCCTTCCAACAGATCGTCGATGCTGGCGTTCGCATTTTCTTCTATCTCACCAACCAGGAACGGAAACTTGATAGCGCAACGGACAAAATGATGCTGGCTCTCACGAACTTCGCCTCAGAGTTTGAACGAGAGAAAGCGAGTCAACGCACTCACGATGCCATGCTGCGCAAGGCCAAAAGTCTTTACGTCACCGGCAACAAGATTTATGGGTATGACAATTTGCCCGTCTATGGCACGGACCGGAACGCAGATGGAAGCCTCAGACGGCAACATGTCGTGCGCAAGATCAATCCTGAACAGTCACGCATCGTGGTTCAGATTTTTGAGCGCTATGCTTCAGGGTTCGGCCTTGCTGCCATTGCAAAGGTCCTCAATAAGGATCATGTTGCCCCGCCCATGGGTGGACGCCTCGGTTGGTGTCCAACGGCCATCCGTGAGCTCCTTCGACGGGATCTTTATCGAGGCATCGTATGGTGGAACAGGACACAGACGATCCAGCGAGGCGGTACCAGGGCGCGGCGCCAACGTCCAGAATCCGACTGGCTCCGTCTTGAGGCTCCGGAACTGCGTATCGTCTCGGATGTGTTGTGGGGACAGGTTGAAGCCAGGCGAAGTAAGAACGCGGCCGCCTACCAACGTGAACCGCAAGGAAGACTCGTCTCGCGTCCCACAGGCGAGGACCAGCACAGCGCATATCTCTTGAGCAGTCTCGCCAAGTGTGTCACCTGCGGGGGGTCGATCGTCGCGATTAAGAAAGGCCCGCACGGGCGGTCAGGAAGCACCGTCTACCGATGCTCGTATTATCACAAGCGGGGTCCCGCGATCTGTTCGAATGCGGTCTCACTCCGCCAAGACCTGCTTGATTCCGCCATTTTACACGCCATGAACGAGGCCATTGACGAACGGGTCCTGACAGCCTCGGGTGCACGGGCTCTGGAGAAGCTTCGATCCAACCAAGATCGATTCCCCGATCAGCGTACCGCCCTCTTCAGAGAACTGTCTCTGATTGAGACTCGACTTCATCACCTGGTGGAATTAATCGCGACCGGCCAGGGAACTCCGACTGTCGTGCGCTCCCTTCATCAAGAGGAAGAACATAAGCTGGCTCTGACCAAAGAGCTTGATCATCTTCAAGGGCTTACCACCACCGTCTCTCTGGATGAAAAGCGGATTACAAAGCGATTACGAGAAGAACTGTGCAGTCTCCCGTCGTTATTGGGTCGGCATGTCTCTCTGGCCCGCCAGATGCTTAGAAAGCTCCTGGACGGACATATTCTGTGTGAGCCAGTGCTGGAGGATGGGAAACCCGGCTACCGCTTCACGGCAACCGGGACATTTGACCGCTTGTTGACCGGCACGAGCCTGATCAACCATGGTGGTGGAGGCGAGGGGAGTTGA
- the dnaB gene encoding replicative DNA helicase: MLIDMPRVQPHDSEAEQAILGAILLDAAALAPAQELLTPSDFYDSRHQRIFQAMGDLAKRGEDIDLITLGHALETNGALSNIGGRGTLAELLTVVATSANVAHHCRIIRNHAIRRRLIALAYEINQRAYSKDALEPLLREAERALFQAGSSDRSWCSLAELANETADYVDRVSKQKDHLIGIPTGFAAIDTLLGGWQRSDLVVIAARTSMGKTSFVLGSALAAAQAGCHVGVLSLEMSRLQIGLRLHGMGAPIDVHALKTGTLSSEGWRCFANTAQQFAQLPFWVDDSSVLTVDQLSAKARRLKATKGLDLLVVDYLQLLSLSKAETRQQGIADASRRLKLLAKELDIPVLALSQLSRESERRDDKRPVLSDLRDSGAIEQDADVVLFLYRHEVYERDTEEKGIAEVLIRKHRNGPIGDRRLKFVDRYARFEDLGIE; encoded by the coding sequence ATGTTGATCGACATGCCGAGAGTTCAACCCCATGACAGCGAGGCCGAGCAAGCGATACTAGGCGCCATCCTGCTCGATGCTGCTGCTCTGGCACCGGCTCAAGAGCTCTTGACCCCCAGCGACTTCTACGACTCCCGGCATCAGCGGATTTTTCAAGCTATGGGCGATCTCGCCAAGCGCGGGGAAGACATCGACCTGATCACACTGGGTCATGCGCTTGAAACCAATGGCGCCCTGTCCAACATCGGGGGTCGTGGTACCCTCGCCGAACTCCTCACCGTCGTTGCAACTTCGGCCAATGTTGCGCATCACTGCCGGATTATTCGAAATCATGCCATCCGTCGACGGTTGATTGCACTCGCCTATGAGATCAATCAGCGGGCCTACAGTAAGGACGCCCTTGAGCCTCTCCTGCGGGAAGCGGAACGGGCGCTGTTCCAGGCCGGTTCTTCAGATCGTTCGTGGTGCTCCCTGGCTGAGCTGGCCAACGAAACGGCGGACTACGTCGACCGAGTCAGCAAGCAGAAAGATCACCTCATCGGTATTCCGACGGGATTTGCCGCGATTGATACCTTGCTCGGGGGATGGCAGCGCTCCGACTTGGTGGTGATCGCTGCTCGCACTAGCATGGGAAAAACAAGCTTCGTTTTGGGCTCAGCCCTGGCCGCAGCGCAGGCCGGGTGTCATGTCGGCGTGTTGTCTCTCGAGATGTCTCGGTTGCAAATCGGGCTTCGCTTGCACGGGATGGGAGCACCGATTGATGTCCATGCTCTTAAGACTGGCACACTGAGTTCAGAGGGCTGGCGGTGCTTCGCCAATACTGCCCAACAATTCGCACAACTCCCATTCTGGGTCGATGACTCCTCGGTACTCACCGTTGACCAGTTATCCGCAAAAGCTCGACGGCTGAAAGCAACGAAGGGATTGGATCTCTTGGTGGTTGACTATCTCCAGCTTCTCTCGCTGTCAAAAGCGGAGACGCGGCAACAAGGCATTGCGGATGCGTCACGACGGCTCAAGCTCCTGGCGAAAGAGCTGGATATCCCGGTCTTGGCCCTCTCTCAGCTTTCTCGGGAGAGCGAGCGACGAGACGACAAGCGCCCGGTGCTCTCCGACCTTCGAGACTCGGGAGCCATCGAGCAGGATGCCGATGTCGTACTGTTTCTCTACCGGCATGAAGTCTATGAGCGTGACACCGAGGAGAAGGGCATAGCCGAGGTGCTGATCCGGAAGCATCGCAACGGTCCCATTGGAGACCGGCGACTTAAGTTCGTTGATCGGTATGCACGGTTTGAGGATTTAGGAATCGAGTAA
- a CDS encoding GTPase domain-containing protein, producing the protein MTVKKSQIALSLISHTNIGKTTLARTLLRKDIGLVADRAHVTLENQKYTVLETDAGESLQLWDTPGFPNCQKILSRLQGAKNPIVRILTEVWDRFRDRPSWCAQQAVLNVQQEADIVLYLVNAAEEPSMAGYIAPELQLLEWIEKPVVVLLNQTGRPRDRDEQQRLEQPWKDYFARYGFVKGVHSLDAFSRCWVQEGMLFETIQSLLPSRDRSLMNRLFTAWQNANLAVFHASMEQWTMLVSHAARSRVMTGADGSPMDVQKQQAVDSLLKDLVNEVGVTTKAVIALHGLEGDAIGVIQARMEHVEVQRGSQGRGDATLSGTAIGGIGGALTSGAYAGLHLDAATGGVSMGLFTVAGAVVGGVLGFFGGEAWADRQAVRTPTPVTWSNEYLNVLVQDVIVRYLAIAHFGRGQGEYVMDPENPRFWVEKVNTLVSKHHTTLHEEWKRLRGQEPLSKTEEKPATLAALLTSITLELLWNTYPASKRFLNRLG; encoded by the coding sequence ATGACGGTCAAAAAATCCCAGATTGCCCTCTCCCTGATTTCTCATACGAATATCGGGAAGACTACGCTGGCCAGAACGCTGCTCCGGAAAGATATCGGCCTCGTCGCAGATCGCGCGCATGTCACGCTCGAAAACCAAAAATACACGGTGCTGGAAACGGACGCAGGGGAGTCGCTGCAGCTCTGGGACACGCCAGGGTTTCCCAACTGTCAAAAGATTCTTTCTCGGTTACAGGGGGCCAAGAATCCGATCGTTCGCATTTTGACGGAAGTGTGGGATCGATTTCGCGATCGGCCTTCATGGTGTGCGCAACAGGCGGTGTTGAACGTCCAGCAAGAGGCGGACATCGTCCTCTATCTGGTGAATGCGGCCGAGGAGCCGAGCATGGCCGGGTACATCGCGCCGGAACTACAGCTGCTTGAATGGATCGAGAAACCCGTCGTCGTTCTCCTCAATCAAACCGGCCGCCCCCGGGACCGTGACGAACAGCAACGTCTTGAGCAACCCTGGAAGGACTACTTCGCCCGATATGGATTCGTCAAAGGTGTCCATAGCCTGGATGCATTCAGCCGCTGTTGGGTTCAGGAAGGGATGCTGTTCGAGACCATTCAATCACTGCTCCCCTCTCGTGACCGCTCCCTCATGAATCGATTGTTCACCGCCTGGCAGAATGCGAATCTGGCCGTCTTCCATGCGTCGATGGAACAGTGGACGATGCTGGTGTCACACGCGGCGAGGTCACGGGTGATGACGGGGGCTGACGGCTCACCAATGGATGTTCAGAAGCAACAGGCGGTCGATAGTCTCTTGAAGGACTTGGTGAACGAGGTTGGCGTGACAACGAAAGCCGTCATTGCTCTGCATGGCCTGGAAGGGGATGCGATTGGTGTCATCCAGGCCAGGATGGAACACGTCGAAGTCCAACGAGGCTCGCAGGGCCGTGGCGATGCGACTCTCAGCGGTACAGCCATTGGCGGAATCGGTGGTGCATTGACCAGCGGGGCCTATGCCGGGCTCCACCTTGATGCGGCGACGGGTGGAGTCAGTATGGGGCTGTTCACGGTCGCCGGGGCAGTGGTGGGAGGCGTGCTTGGGTTTTTCGGAGGGGAAGCCTGGGCGGACCGGCAGGCAGTGCGTACACCGACCCCGGTAACGTGGTCGAATGAATATCTGAATGTGCTGGTGCAAGACGTCATTGTCCGATATCTGGCTATTGCCCATTTCGGCCGAGGCCAGGGAGAGTACGTGATGGATCCAGAAAATCCTCGGTTCTGGGTCGAGAAGGTGAACACTTTGGTCTCGAAACACCACACCACCTTACATGAAGAATGGAAACGCCTGAGGGGGCAAGAGCCTCTATCCAAAACCGAGGAGAAACCTGCAACACTTGCGGCGCTGTTGACCTCCATCACACTCGAACTGCTCTGGAACACCTACCCCGCCTCAAAACGGTTTCTTAACCGCCTGGGATGA
- a CDS encoding NnrS family protein, which produces MSSKEIPVIHQPVPAAQQEDDEPTFPRYEGPAFLSYGFRPFFLGAALFAGLVVLAWVAVFAGRMQAEFLYPAREWHVHEMLFGYLSALIAGFLLTAMPNWTDRMPLRGVPLLLLFLLWLAGRLLVTVLVAGGPITAGVDGAFLVILAAYVWREIIAARTWDRAPIGILVSFFACANMLFHLSALQGRPTDFPERLALSVMTLLLTIIGGRLAPTFTREFMTERHMTGLPDVFSRVDGVAMVLVLVGVMSWVAQPETLWTGTMLLVAGVASVVRLLRWRGWRTWQEPLVLILHVGYGWVGLFLIALGASILGIGFSPENAVHLLTTGAMGTMTLAVMTRASLGHTGRVRHADRLTVVIYLLINIGALLRIFAPNSATPTPLTHTMLGLSALGWSGAYLLFAFHYGPYLVRPSLDE; this is translated from the coding sequence ATGTCATCGAAAGAGATCCCGGTCATTCACCAGCCGGTTCCAGCTGCGCAGCAAGAAGACGACGAGCCGACATTTCCCCGTTACGAGGGACCGGCGTTTCTGTCGTACGGGTTTCGTCCATTCTTTTTAGGCGCGGCGTTGTTCGCCGGTTTGGTGGTTCTTGCCTGGGTCGCTGTATTCGCGGGCCGTATGCAAGCGGAGTTTCTCTATCCTGCTCGTGAGTGGCACGTGCACGAAATGCTGTTCGGGTATTTGTCGGCATTGATCGCCGGATTTCTGCTGACGGCCATGCCCAACTGGACGGACCGCATGCCCCTTAGGGGGGTCCCGTTGCTGTTGCTGTTTCTGCTGTGGCTGGCAGGGCGGCTGCTCGTCACTGTGCTGGTGGCTGGAGGTCCCATTACGGCGGGTGTTGACGGAGCGTTCTTGGTCATCCTGGCCGCTTATGTTTGGCGGGAAATCATTGCTGCTCGAACCTGGGATCGTGCGCCGATCGGTATACTGGTCAGTTTTTTTGCTTGCGCAAACATGCTCTTTCACCTCTCTGCATTACAGGGCAGGCCGACTGACTTTCCAGAGCGTCTGGCACTCTCCGTCATGACACTGTTGCTGACGATCATCGGTGGGCGCCTTGCCCCGACCTTTACCCGAGAATTCATGACAGAACGACACATGACGGGACTGCCTGATGTGTTCTCTCGGGTTGATGGCGTAGCGATGGTGCTGGTCCTCGTGGGCGTTATGAGCTGGGTCGCGCAGCCAGAAACGCTGTGGACGGGAACCATGCTGCTGGTGGCCGGGGTGGCGAGTGTGGTGCGTCTCCTGCGTTGGAGGGGATGGCGGACCTGGCAAGAGCCGCTCGTGCTGATTCTGCACGTCGGATATGGGTGGGTTGGATTATTCTTGATAGCTCTGGGTGCCTCGATTCTGGGCATTGGGTTTTCTCCCGAGAATGCCGTTCATCTTCTTACCACTGGCGCGATGGGCACCATGACGTTGGCGGTCATGACCCGTGCCAGTCTCGGCCACACGGGACGAGTACGCCATGCGGACCGACTCACTGTGGTCATCTATCTGCTGATCAATATTGGAGCGCTATTGAGGATCTTTGCTCCGAACTCGGCGACGCCCACGCCCCTGACCCATACGATGCTTGGGTTGTCCGCGCTCGGCTGGAGCGGAGCCTATCTCCTCTTTGCCTTTCACTATGGGCCCTACCTTGTCCGCCCGAGCCTTGATGAATAG